CGGATCTCACCCCCATGGACTTTTTTCTGTGGGGGTACCTCAAAAGTAAAGTCTATGAAACAAACCCAGCGACCATCTCAGCACTAAAAGAAAATATCGTTCGCGAAGTTAATGGCATCCCGGCGTCACTTCTCCATCGAGTGGCGCGAAATACTGAGGTCAGATTCCAAGAGTGTGTCCGACGTCACGGTCAACAGTTAgacgaaataatttttaagaaataaaacccGCACTTCTCTTCtttgtaataaatattgaaataaatttatatcttctgtagtttttttattatttaagtttgaaATCCTAATTCTGCCACCGGACACCCTGTACTTAACCTAATTGTGGACTAATCctgtggccacctcctgtctcctgTGTAATTTTCATTTccttattgactgctattataggtatattgcaCACAGCTGTATATATGCATGCAAATTTTCAGAACAATCGGAAATTGAGAAGTGGgttaaatttagcttccaaaatttgacccacactaacaaacTTAcctactaacagggcaagttaaataaaagtttgtaataaGATTGAGAAGCGTCATGTTGCGGACAATGGATATTCATACAAAAATGCCAGCGTAATGACTTCGAAGGACGCTTGGGATACCGTGCcttaggcggttatcacactggatgcAATTCGCACGTAGCTCCGATTACcgagcgggatgtcgctataatacgcgcatagcgttgtctcgctcaaacatcgGAGGGACGTGCGAATCGCAtgcagtgtgataaccgccttgGGTCGATAAAGAAATTGACATTAAGAGACACatgaacccgccgccaaaaatcCGCTCCCATACTATCTGAGCAAAAGTTACGAGCGCCCACTAGGCTTCCTGGCAGTAAATGTGTTAAGTGATAGAAAAAGTTAGAATGCCAGAGAATAATGAAgccataataaatataataatcgtTGAATCTTGGTCAACTATATGCTGGGTATAAAAAGGCGTGCTATTTAAGTATGGTTTACCTGATCAATGAGGAGTGTCAGTGGAGGACCATCATATTTCTTGACAAGCTCAGTAGCATCCCATTCAACCCATTTGCTCTTTTCTCCACCCAAGTATCCAGTAAAGGCCTTTACGCCCCATGGGCAGGCCGTTGGGTTGCAGATAGGCGCAAATGCACTCACAGATTTATATAAACCAGGGTTTCTCAGAGTGGAAACCAAAGCTCCATGACCTCCCATACTGTAATGAAAATGAGAATATTATCATTATGAGATTAATGAGAATCATTGGTTTTTTGTGGGAACTTTGGATTATTTTGATAAACTactcttaaataaatatacattctTACACTAAGTCCTACGGTAAGCCCaatgaggcttgtgttatgggtactcagacaacgatatatataatatataaatacttacttaaatacatagaaaacacccatgactcaggaacaaatatttgtgctcatcacacaaataaatgcccttactgggattcgaacccaggaccaacggcttcacaggcagggtccacccactaggccagaccggttgtcaAAGCCATATGTTAAAACAAATTGAGTGAAATGACTAACCTGTGTCCCATTATGCCGAACCTCTTAGGGTCAACAACATTGCTAAATGCTTGCTGAATCAATTCATACAACTCCTTATTCACATAACTGGCCATTCTGTAGTTTTTGGACCATTGCTCTTGAGTAGCATCCAAATAAAATCCAGCAGATACACCAAAATCCCATGATTCATCGTCTCCTGGTATTTTCACTCCTCTGGGAGATGTATCGGGGCCCACAACAATGATACCATGCTCGGCAGCATATCtgataagtataatttaaaatcTGAATTTCCCATTCACACTATGATGGAATGAAAACTAGGTTACTATTGAGGTTAACAAACAAAGTGATAATAAGCGATACTGATAACAAGTCAAAGGCAAGTTCATTTGAATATgttttttaagataagataCTTATTGCATAACACAATCTTAAGTCATCATTATGTCAAGTGAATTAATTAGGAagatacattaaattaaaattttaattagcaGTTTTGCTACCTTTGGAAGCCAGATTTGGTAATGAAGTTTTGCTCATTACACGTGAGCCCCGATAGATAGAAGATAACCGGGAGCTTTACATTCCCACCCTCAGCTTGAGGCGGCAGGTAAATTGAGAAGTTCATTTTGCATTTTAGTTCTGAAGACTCATGGGAGTACACCTTTTGATAACCCCCAAATATCTTGTTAGAACAGACTTCCTCTATGGCACCCATTTTTAGTTTCTGAAAGTAACAAAGccattatttaagtaatattttattgtaattattcaATTCTGCTCACTAGTGTTGTTAGCTTCAACAACAAGCAACTTACGTGGTGAAATTCCTCTTTGATATGCTgcattttgatatattttaaacAAGTATAATTTAACTAACACTTGGTTACTTGCAGCCGGCTAGATCCCAAGTTAAAGTGAACTTGTTCAATGGTGAACCATGCTTTTATCCCAGctcatgtaatttattttaagataatgGTGCTTGACCCGTGATAAtgataacgtaataatatagaCAGAATCACATTAAACCAAGGTTGTAGGTTATACAATGATAATTAATAAGAATTTTAAAGTACAGAAAAACTACATGCtcttttttggttttaatattttattaaaatgaaacCAATTAAttgtacgcaaaaaaaaaccaaaataatgcATAATCGTCTACAAAATGTACATAGACCACTAAacaccttaaaataaaaaataaggaatCTACTTCAATTAGATGCCAagttgcaaataaaataaataaatgtggaaTAGAATACATAAAAATTCGAAATCCTACCTTGAGCTTGCTTACCTTCCGAGCTAATGATTAAATTTGATAATACGAGAGAGACTAACTTATTAACaggttttcttatttatttctaGTTGCACAGATAAAAGATAACAGCATAGATAATAATTCTTGACGGTAAATAGTCAAgcaatttccgtcagtagaaaagagcggcaaatttaaaaaatgtaggcaggaatgttatcgtcccatagaaaatttgaatttcgcgccttttttactgacaaacttgtttgaccggctataagtATTAGTTGGACCACGCTAAAGGGCGTAACACATCATCGCACTGCACCacggtcattgtgcgacgcacccataagtaagagcaagagatatctctttctcgctcttacttattgatgcgtcgcacaatgaccttggtgcggtgcgacggtgtgttactGCCTTAAGCCTCGCTGattagatgcggcctaccgcgtgcgcccgtaaggtatagacatagatgacgtcataaacgtggggataccatattggtaaaaattaccccaatatttgatatcacgttggggcgattaccctggaggcaaagttagcttgtttgacggtattaaaaaattgttaaataaaatgtcaatgggccgttctttttaggcgtatgaacaatgaaatacctcctataattcgcgcaggtggtacaaaactaaacatgtttagtaaataaaacgtaaaataaaatgtattatgggttttaatttaaagaaatcccaaatcgcaatcacaccaattaatgtacaccacatttaatcttcacaccatttgtttatatttttttggaattagaagtacgaaaaaaattcgaagtcaaaattacccataaaattatgatattttcatctggtatccctaagatgattgttatgcagctaaattaagaagtttaaaaatggctgacctcagattcatggagactatataaaagagctaaatctctatatatgaaaagtgtccatcaaaaaacagtaattaggcggcgccaccatacaccgaaatactaccaaaaacaacctacgtaatttggtcgggttatttgttgccttatatggttcatgttatactcatgtcccagagtctaactagcgccaccggagagattaggaactattatttaaagctgaaagcggtcacttttgcaacaattttgccataagagattggcatcctttctataccatccatactcagATTCCTACCCTCAGAATAATCATTA
The Cydia strobilella chromosome Z, ilCydStro3.1, whole genome shotgun sequence genome window above contains:
- the LOC134754644 gene encoding S-formylglutathione hydrolase isoform X2, with amino-acid sequence MQHIKEEFHHKLKMGAIEEVCSNKIFGGYQKVYSHESSELKCKMNFSIYLPPQAEGGNVKLPVIFYLSGLTCNEQNFITKSGFQRYAAEHGIIVVGPDTSPRGVKIPGDDESWDFGVSAGFYLDATQEQWSKNYRMASYVNKELYELIQQAFSNVVDPKRFGIMGHSMGGHGALVSTLRNPGLYKSVSAFAPICNPTACPWGVKAFTGYLGGEKSKWVEWDATELVKKYDGPPLTLLIDQGSADKFYIEKQLLPENLVEACRSAGVPVILNLREGYDHSYYYISTYLNEHFEFHAKILKA
- the LOC134754644 gene encoding S-formylglutathione hydrolase isoform X1; the encoded protein is MQHIKEEFHHVSCLLLKLTTLKLKMGAIEEVCSNKIFGGYQKVYSHESSELKCKMNFSIYLPPQAEGGNVKLPVIFYLSGLTCNEQNFITKSGFQRYAAEHGIIVVGPDTSPRGVKIPGDDESWDFGVSAGFYLDATQEQWSKNYRMASYVNKELYELIQQAFSNVVDPKRFGIMGHSMGGHGALVSTLRNPGLYKSVSAFAPICNPTACPWGVKAFTGYLGGEKSKWVEWDATELVKKYDGPPLTLLIDQGSADKFYIEKQLLPENLVEACRSAGVPVILNLREGYDHSYYYISTYLNEHFEFHAKILKA